The genomic stretch AACATCCAGGGCTATGCGCTGGGCGCCGCCGGCCTGCCCGAGGGCGTCGAGGGTACCCCCGACAACACGCTCTTCCCGATGGTCGACACCGAGACCGAGTTCGGCGTCACGAACAAGATCAAGATGAAGGTGCCGATCTTCACCGGCGCGCTCGGTTCGACCGAGATCGCGCGCAAGCACTGGGACAGCTTCGCCATCGGTGCGGCCATCTCCGGCGTGTCGATCGTGTGCGGGGAGAACGTCTGCGGCATCGACCCGGGTCTCGAGCGCGACTCGTCCGGCAAGGTCACGCACGCCCCGGACATGAAGCGCCGCGTCGAGGCGTACCGCCGCTACCGCGAGGAGGGCTACGGCGACATCCTCGTTCAGATGAACGTCGAGGACACGCGCCTCGGCGTCGCGGAGTACTGCGTCGGCACGCTGGGCGTCGAGACGATGGAGCTCAAGTGGGGCCAGGGCGCGAAGTGCATCGGCGGCGAGATCAAGGTCAACTCGCTCGACCGCGCTCTCGAACTGCAGTCGCGCGGCTACCTCGTCACCCCCGACCCGAGCGACCCGGCCATCCAGGCTGCGTTCAAGGCGACGGCGATCAAGCAGTTCGAGCGTCACAGCCGTCTCGGGTTCGTGGATGAGGAGGCCTTCTACAACGAGGTCCAGCGCCTGCGCGACCTCGGCGCCAAGCGGGTCACCCTGAAGACCGGCGCGTACCCGATGCGCGAGCTGGCCATGGCGATCAAGTGGGCGAGCAACGCCAAGATCGACCTGCTCACCATCGACGGCGCGCCCGGCGGCACCGGCATGAGCCCGTGGCGCATGATGGAGGAGTGGGGCGTCCCGACGTTCTACCTCCAGTGCATGACCAACGAGCTCGTCGGCCGGCTGCGCGCCAAG from Actinomycetota bacterium encodes the following:
- a CDS encoding FMN-binding glutamate synthase family protein; the protein is MGNLQQPNANDATGTSNRSRSVVPCSGLCTRCMDTCRGNCEVFKSSFRGREVIYPGPFGEMTAGGDKDYPIDYSHLNIQGYALGAAGLPEGVEGTPDNTLFPMVDTETEFGVTNKIKMKVPIFTGALGSTEIARKHWDSFAIGAAISGVSIVCGENVCGIDPGLERDSSGKVTHAPDMKRRVEAYRRYREEGYGDILVQMNVEDTRLGVAEYCVGTLGVETMELKWGQGAKCIGGEIKVNSLDRALELQSRGYLVTPDPSDPAIQAAFKATAIKQFERHSRLGFVDEEAFYNEVQRLRDLGAKRVTLKTGAYPMRELAMAIKWASNAKIDLLTIDGAPGGTGMSPWRMMEEWGVPTFYLQCMTNELVGRLRAKGAFVPDIAIAGGFSSEDHVFKVLAMGAPHTKAVCMGRALMIPGFVGGSIERWMKENDLPRTVSEFGTTKEEIFVTYETLREKYGAEVDSMPLGAIAVYTYSDKIRVGLQQLMSGSRNMRLNTIGREDLMALTREASELSGIPFVTDAYREEALKIIDA